The Streptomyces racemochromogenes DNA segment AGCCCGGCGACCTGACCGTGCCCGGCGTCGGCCACGAGCAGCTCCCCGTCCCGGGCCATGGCGCGCAGGGTGTCGAGGCCGAAGGCCCCCTGCACGAAGCCCTGAGCGGCACGCTGCTCTTCGGTGAGGGCGTCGTGGTGGTTGGCGGCGAACAGCCGTGCCATGGCGGGCGCGTCGGCCTCGGTGGCGTATCGGAAGCGCATGCGGCGATGCTGCCACGCCGCCGCGCCCCGGTCGTCGGCGACCGGGCCCGCATGTCACCTCACGCGTGGTCGTACACCGTCACCGCCACGTCCCGCGCGCAGAGCGCCTCGGTGATCAGCGGTTCGATGCGGGACCACTTGCCGCCCGCCAGGCCGCACCCGATGCGGGGCATGTGGACGCTCGCCCCCAGCTCCAGGGCGTGGTCCGCCAGCTTGACGAGGCAGCTCTCGACGGCGTCGTAGCGGATGGGCGGGCCGCCGCTGCCGGTGCGTATCCCCCGCTGGCCGACCATGTTGGCCACCCAGACGTCGGGCTTCACCCGCACCACCCGCACGGCGCCGAGCCCGAAGTCGTTGCCGCTGCGGCCGCGGTGCCAGGCCCTGAACTCGGCTTCCGGCTCGGGCCAGCGCCGGGAGAGGGCGAGCACGAAGCCCTTTCCCCAGCCGCCTATGTCGTTGCTGACGTGCGCGATCAGCTTGGGGCCCTTGGCCTGCGGACTCGTCGCGTCCCCGGAGATGATCGTGAGCGGCTTCATGCACCCACGGTAGGCGGGGGCACTGACAACGGGCCGGCGTTCGGTCAGCGGTTGGTGTTGAGGAAGCCGATGACGACCGCGCCCCACCAGCAGGCCTGGGAGACCAGTGCGGTCGCGCCGCCCCAGAGGAGGAGGCCGCGGCCCACCTCGCCGGTGGCTGCTTCGAGGCGGCGGCCCAGGAGGCCGGCCTGGAGGCCGTTGACGGTCAGCAGCGCGACCAGGCCGATCTTGGTCATGGTCAGCGGGGAGGTCAGGTCGGGGTGGAGCATCAGGCCGCTCACCACGAGGCCCCCGAGGCCGGCCCAGATCGGTACGTGGAGCCGGGAGGTCGCGGCGACGACCTCCGCCAGGCCGCAGCGGCCGGTGGCCCACAGCAGACCGTAGTAGTCGGCGGAGAGCACCGCACCGAAGCCCAGCACCAGCGAGGCGAGGTGCGCGAACAGCGCGGCGGAGTGCATGGCCGCGTCGGCCTGCATGTGCAGCGAGCACCACAGGCCCGCCGCCAGGACGACCAGCGCACAGAGGGCCCCCGCCGCGACGGTCCACCACGAGTCGTAGAGGCGGACGGGGCGGGGGGCGAGTCTGGCGGCTGGGGAGGACATGCGCGGGCTCCGGGATGAGGGGATGCGGCTCCGTCGGCCGCGAAAGCAAGGTAAGGCTCACCTAAAGAAAGCTTTCCGTCAATCCAGGTCCACTGGCCGAAACCATGACCCTCGACACAGGCCGGGGCGGGCCCGGACCCTACTCGGGGGTAGGTCGGACGGACCCCGCCGCCGCGGGGTGACGAGCGCAACACCGGCGGCCCGGCGCTTCCGCGCCCTCACCCATTCCGCAGGCCGGACGGCGGCCGCGCCGCCGTTTCAAAGGGTGGACGGGGGCGCCACCCCTCCATCGCGCGAAGTGGGGCATATCGCTCGGTGGAATTCCCCCGGAACGGCCGCGCGGGCGGGCGGCAGGGCCCGTAAGCTCCCGTCATGCAGGTGATCCAGTCAACGAAACTCGCCAATGTCTGCTACGAGATCCGCGGACCCGTCCTCGAAGAGGCGATGCGGCTCGAAGCGGCAGGTCATCGCATCCTCAAGCTGAACACCGGCAACCCCGCGGCCTTCGGCTTCGACTGCCCGCCGGAGATCCTCGAGGACATGCTCCGCAACCTGGGCAACGCCCACGGCTACGGGGACGCGAAGGGCCTGCTGTCGGCGCGGCGCGCGGTCATGCAGCACTATCAGACCAAGGGCATCCACCTGGACGTCGAGGACATCTACCTCGGCAACGGCGTCTCCGAGCTGATCCAGATGTCGATGCAGGCGCTGCTGGACGACGGCGACGAGGTACTGGTCCCCGCCCCGGACTACCCGCTGTGGACCGCGTCGGTCTCGCTGGCCGGCGGCACCGCCGTGCACTACCGCTGCGACGAGCAGTCCGACTGGATGCCCGACCTCGCGGACATCGAGCGCAAGGTCACCGACCGCACGCGCGCGATCGTGATCATCAACCCGAACAACCCGACCGGCGCCGTCTACGACGA contains these protein-coding regions:
- a CDS encoding macro domain-containing protein; protein product: MKPLTIISGDATSPQAKGPKLIAHVSNDIGGWGKGFVLALSRRWPEPEAEFRAWHRGRSGNDFGLGAVRVVRVKPDVWVANMVGQRGIRTGSGGPPIRYDAVESCLVKLADHALELGASVHMPRIGCGLAGGKWSRIEPLITEALCARDVAVTVYDHA